The following are from one region of the Parcubacteria group bacterium genome:
- a CDS encoding ATP-binding protein, whose product MCSPAPSLVYYTFIPCLVLVMVLGFLVFLSNKKNLTNRLFFLLSISIGLWILFTMMDWVSIDPNISEIYSKLSIVGVLVPAIFTYFSYAFPDENNVSLKKVLLIFIPILPFIFLAPTKFNIEYIDSSTPDCDAVLGSLYYLIPVVFVTYVLWSFIVLFKKFKKGTDQIKKQIKLVLIGFSSLIAWALVTNVTAPLIGLDKLSFFGPIGAIVFVFFVAYSITKYKFLNIKVLLVQALVVWLVILIGSQFFFIRSFVNQLLTGFTLILLVIFGWVLINSVKKEVQQKEELEVANKKIDRKNVKLSIANKEISKRKEALEVANKEISKRGGELQRMADSLAIANDKLRQLDNAKTEFIGLVNHQLLHAPTPIKDYLAMLLEGSYGEIPENQIKVLKNINAANDRQIHLTEDLMAVTRMESGKIELTFTKEKLEDICQGVYVNVEPTAKEKNLVLEYEKPKTALPELVLDKSKIFEAIFNFVDNAVKYTPAGKIVLKVELDSSSRYKPQSLEDQDKKAIAGQVVRVTVADTGSGISKENISQLFAKFSRKDVAKLNANGTGLGLYLVKLTIEAHGGRTWAESEGEGKGAQFIIELPVKTPEEILAQVQNTIKK is encoded by the coding sequence ATGTGTAGTCCTGCACCAAGTTTAGTTTATTATACATTCATACCCTGCTTAGTGCTGGTTATGGTGTTAGGGTTTTTGGTTTTTCTCAGTAACAAAAAAAATCTAACAAATCGCTTGTTCTTTCTATTATCCATAAGTATAGGTTTGTGGATTCTATTCACTATGATGGATTGGGTTAGTATTGATCCGAATATATCAGAAATTTATTCCAAGCTTTCCATAGTTGGTGTTCTTGTCCCCGCAATCTTCACTTATTTCAGCTATGCTTTTCCTGATGAAAATAATGTGTCATTGAAAAAAGTTTTGCTCATCTTTATTCCAATTTTACCTTTTATTTTTTTAGCACCAACCAAATTCAATATTGAATATATTGATTCTTCTACTCCTGATTGCGATGCAGTTTTGGGTTCGCTCTATTATCTAATTCCGGTAGTTTTTGTTACGTATGTGCTTTGGTCCTTTATCGTGTTATTTAAAAAGTTTAAAAAAGGAACGGATCAAATAAAAAAACAAATAAAATTGGTTCTTATAGGCTTTTCATCTTTAATTGCATGGGCGCTAGTAACTAATGTCACGGCCCCTCTTATTGGTTTAGATAAACTTTCTTTTTTTGGCCCTATCGGTGCTATAGTGTTTGTGTTTTTTGTGGCATATTCTATTACTAAATATAAATTTTTAAATATAAAAGTTCTTTTGGTGCAGGCGTTGGTTGTGTGGCTGGTCATCCTTATTGGTTCTCAATTCTTTTTTATAAGATCTTTTGTCAATCAACTCTTAACCGGATTTACCTTGATTTTGTTGGTAATTTTTGGCTGGGTGCTTATAAACTCGGTCAAAAAAGAAGTCCAGCAGAAAGAAGAATTGGAAGTTGCCAATAAAAAGATTGATAGAAAAAATGTAAAATTAAGCATCGCTAATAAGGAAATTAGTAAAAGAAAAGAAGCCTTGGAAGTAGCTAACAAGGAAATCAGTAAAAGAGGAGGGGAGTTGCAAAGAATGGCAGATTCTTTGGCGATTGCTAATGATAAATTAAGGCAACTAGATAATGCCAAAACAGAATTTATCGGTCTAGTTAATCATCAACTATTGCATGCACCAACGCCAATCAAGGATTACCTGGCAATGCTTTTGGAGGGTTCCTATGGGGAGATACCGGAAAATCAAATTAAGGTTTTGAAAAATATCAATGCTGCTAATGATAGGCAAATTCACCTGACGGAAGACTTGATGGCCGTTACACGCATGGAGTCGGGGAAAATAGAGCTGACTTTCACGAAAGAAAAACTGGAAGATATCTGTCAGGGCGTCTATGTTAATGTGGAACCGACCGCCAAAGAAAAGAATCTGGTGCTTGAATACGAAAAACCAAAAACAGCACTGCCGGAATTGGTTTTGGATAAAAGCAAGATTTTTGAGGCCATTTTCAATTTTGTGGATAATGCGGTAAAATATACACCAGCAGGGAAAATTGTCCTGAAGGTCGAGCTAGACTCGTCTTCTCGCTATAAACCGCAAAGCCTAGAGGATCAGGACAAAAAAGCGATTGCTGGTCAAGTTGTCCGTGTGACGGTAGCTGACACGGGCAGTGGAATTTCCAAGGAAAACATTTCTCAACTTTTTGCTAAATTTTCTCGTAAAGATGTCGCCAAGCTCAATGCTAATGGCACTGGTCTTGGATTGTATTTGGTTAAATTGACCATTGAAGCCCACGGCGGACGCACTTGGGCAGAGTCGGAAGGCGAAGGCAAGGGCGCGCAATTCATCATTGAGTTGCCGGTGAAAACTCCTGAAGAAATCTTAGCGCAAGTTCAAAATACAATTAAAAAATGA
- a CDS encoding response regulator: MPKLLIAEDDQMLLEIYQKKFTDSGFEVFLAENGKIALSVAKKEKVDIVLTDSIMPEIDGFDLIKGLRSGDYDANIKIIMLSNIGEGDNRKKAIDLGANGFIPKSKFTPTELVGEVKKIIETG, encoded by the coding sequence ATGCCAAAACTGCTTATCGCCGAGGATGATCAAATGCTCTTGGAGATTTATCAAAAGAAATTTACCGATTCCGGCTTCGAAGTCTTCTTGGCGGAAAATGGTAAAATCGCCTTGAGCGTCGCTAAAAAAGAAAAAGTGGATATTGTGCTAACTGATTCGATTATGCCGGAAATAGATGGTTTTGATTTAATAAAAGGTTTACGCAGTGGTGACTATGACGCTAACATCAAAATCATTATGCTCAGCAATATCGGCGAGGGAGACAATCGCAAAAAAGCAATTGACTTGGGCGCCAATGGTTTTATCCCAAAATCAAAATTTACCCCAACTGAGTTGGTAGGGGAGGTTAAGAAGATTATTGAAACTGGTTGA
- a CDS encoding response regulator, which translates to MPKILIAEDDKMMDDMYRKKFSDSGFEVFIALNEKETFDIIEKEKIDVVLVSLLMNGFEIVKKIRKDGSNPNMKIIITGYHDIQEDEDMSIEVGADAFVNKSHTTPSELLAKTKKLMEKQ; encoded by the coding sequence ATGCCAAAAATATTAATCGCGGAGGATGACAAAATGATGGATGATATGTATCGGAAAAAGTTTTCCGATTCTGGTTTTGAGGTTTTCATCGCTTTGAATGAAAAAGAGACTTTTGATATTATTGAAAAAGAAAAAATTGATGTGGTTTTAGTTAGCTTGCTTATGAACGGATTTGAAATTGTGAAAAAAATACGCAAAGATGGAAGTAATCCGAATATGAAAATTATCATCACGGGATATCATGACATACAAGAAGATGAGGATATGTCCATTGAAGTTGGCGCGGATGCTTTTGTGAATAAATCCCATACTACTCCAAGTGAGTTATTGGCGAAAACTAAAAAGTTAATGGAAAAACAATGA
- a CDS encoding response regulator, giving the protein MPEEIKREVYAFFIITDPGTILTESNKFLAERVVVTATDSEWDATQYLLYDYHFDIVLIDTKVGKHNGLDILQHMRDDQRMKRFPVVIFIDENDNGIREKVKGLGVVDFIVRKGLTTKQMAEKIKEIFSKIESNNLVK; this is encoded by the coding sequence ATGCCGGAAGAAATAAAACGAGAAGTATATGCATTTTTTATCATAACCGATCCAGGCACTATTTTGACTGAGTCAAATAAATTTCTGGCGGAAAGAGTCGTCGTAACGGCGACTGACAGCGAATGGGACGCAACGCAATATCTTTTGTATGATTATCATTTTGACATTGTTCTCATAGACACAAAAGTGGGCAAGCATAATGGCCTGGATATTTTGCAACATATGCGAGACGACCAAAGAATGAAGCGTTTTCCTGTCGTAATTTTTATTGACGAAAATGACAATGGAATACGCGAAAAAGTCAAAGGACTAGGCGTGGTTGATTTCATTGTTCGAAAAGGTTTGACCACAAAACAAATGGCGGAAAAGATCAAGGAAATTTTCAGCAAAATTGAGTCTAATAATTTAGTAAAATAA
- a CDS encoding HAMP domain-containing sensor histidine kinase — protein sequence MSQEEAIKLDKAKSEFISIASHQLRTPLTAVKGYVSMLLEGSYGKVDPKQYEILKGVYASNERMANLVEELLDIPRIELNKMDFTFASEKLEAICQEVVDTFTSKAKDKGLYLEYKKPKTTLPELIVDGVKVRKVISDIVDNALRYTTKGGVTVKLEQMEKNIRITISDTGIGVAPEETPKLFQKISRGKGTSLFNPDGLGLNLYVDRLIIGKNGGRILVESEGKDRGAQFIVELPIETPKEILEQTADKK from the coding sequence ATGAGTCAAGAAGAAGCAATCAAGCTAGACAAGGCCAAATCTGAATTTATCTCCATCGCCTCTCATCAATTGAGAACGCCATTGACCGCCGTTAAGGGTTATGTTTCCATGCTCCTGGAAGGATCATACGGAAAAGTTGACCCAAAGCAATATGAAATACTGAAGGGCGTATATGCCAGCAATGAACGAATGGCGAATTTGGTTGAGGAGCTGTTGGATATTCCCCGTATTGAACTCAATAAAATGGATTTTACATTCGCATCGGAGAAGCTGGAAGCGATTTGCCAAGAAGTGGTGGATACTTTTACCTCTAAAGCCAAGGACAAAGGGTTATATTTGGAATACAAAAAACCAAAAACCACATTACCGGAACTCATTGTTGACGGCGTCAAGGTACGCAAAGTCATCTCGGACATCGTGGATAATGCTTTGCGCTATACGACCAAAGGTGGCGTGACAGTCAAACTCGAACAAATGGAGAAAAATATCCGCATAACCATTTCCGATACCGGCATCGGCGTAGCGCCAGAAGAAACCCCAAAGCTGTTCCAAAAAATTTCTCGTGGAAAAGGCACTAGTCTTTTTAATCCTGACGGGCTTGGACTGAATCTCTACGTGGATCGCTTGATTATCGGAAAAAATGGCGGTAGAATCTTAGTAGAGAGCGAAGGCAAGGACAGAGGCGCGCAATTCATTGTTGAATTGCCGATTGAAACTCCCAAAGAAATCCTAGAGCAAACAGCGGATAAAAAATAA
- a CDS encoding phenylalanine--tRNA ligase subunit alpha, producing the protein MLENDIKNSINELKNDLTTAKNLVEMDVIWRKYLGDRGTIKSFLKEIKNLLPEEKKTMAPLIQQRHKEASDLFRKKEDLMKKGELVESLKMQSENFDYSISKIGHLHPISKTIREMNDLFVSMGFSIMDGPEIEKDEFCFQRLNVPLDHPARDMQDTIYIKEPDYLLRTQTSSIESRTLANYKPPFKIVSPGRVYRNESVNKSNHFIFHHYQGVVVVEKTSLKDLFGIFNHLFKKMYGPGVVIRFRNKYYPEVEPGVGPDMQCFNCHGEGCSLCKGVGWIEMGGAGMIHPSVMKRAGIDTDKWMGFAFGLGLDRWVMAKYNITDIRTLLGGNLGYKYYENESIIQSN; encoded by the coding sequence ATGCTAGAAAATGATATAAAAAACTCAATAAATGAGCTTAAAAATGACTTGACAACCGCAAAAAACCTTGTGGAGATGGATGTTATTTGGCGAAAATATTTAGGCGATAGGGGCACTATTAAATCTTTTTTGAAGGAAATAAAAAATTTATTACCTGAAGAAAAAAAGACAATGGCACCTTTAATACAGCAACGCCACAAGGAAGCTTCGGATTTATTTAGGAAAAAAGAAGACTTAATGAAAAAAGGCGAATTGGTTGAAAGCCTGAAGATGCAATCGGAAAACTTTGATTACTCTATTTCAAAAATTGGACATCTCCATCCCATATCTAAGACTATCAGAGAAATGAACGATTTGTTCGTAAGCATGGGTTTTAGCATAATGGATGGACCAGAGATTGAAAAAGATGAATTTTGCTTTCAAAGATTAAATGTTCCTCTTGACCATCCTGCTAGAGATATGCAGGATACTATTTATATCAAAGAGCCGGATTATTTATTAAGAACGCAAACATCATCGATTGAATCTCGCACATTGGCTAATTATAAGCCTCCATTTAAGATTGTTTCTCCAGGAAGAGTTTACAGAAACGAGAGCGTTAATAAAAGTAACCACTTTATATTTCATCATTATCAAGGCGTAGTGGTCGTTGAGAAGACGAGTCTTAAGGATTTATTCGGAATATTCAACCACTTATTCAAGAAGATGTATGGGCCTGGCGTAGTCATCAGATTTCGCAATAAATATTATCCAGAAGTCGAACCAGGAGTTGGTCCAGATATGCAATGTTTTAATTGCCATGGCGAAGGTTGTTCCTTGTGTAAGGGTGTGGGCTGGATCGAAATGGGTGGCGCAGGAATGATTCATCCAAGCGTAATGAAAAGAGCAGGAATTGATACTGATAAATGGATGGGTTTTGCTTTTGGGTTGGGTCTTGATCGATGGGTGATGGCTAAATATAATATCACGGACATAAGAACTTTGCTAGGTGGTAATTTAGGTTATAAATATTACGAAAATGAAAGTATTATACAGTCAAATTAA
- a CDS encoding phenylalanine--tRNA ligase subunit beta, protein MKVLYSQIKELVPDLNVSPKEVGEALTLTGFMMDSFTEVSYKGAKDYLIGLEIRQNRADCLSVMGLAREVAAYYRLQVLIPGVKQIFKGEDKLNISVEAVDHVKRVLAIKIDDVTNVDSPDWLREYMNFYGLNSINLLVDLSNYVMLLTGYPSHLIDYKKTKGQLSWSLNNSFDEMTTLMGTSIKLQKNTELIIRDRKNIIALAGIVGGTEAAISLETKSVLAEIAVYDRSVVRKNSRNLNIVTEASHRLEKDLDPSESEYAMNLLVSLILEYGGGKIASDLFEYYPQKYVSPVIEFKTGLPSKFAGIEIKEEDVLNIFECLGLVVEVKGDLLLVTPPAYRLDLSLPEDLVEEVLRIYGYNRIPVDEIPKLEVVKNITPKNIILADKIRDVLSTLGFDEILSWPLTKVDDNNLVNHTDWDTVSTQNSVNDIYPNLRQSMITGLLDQLNEYFKKNVDFMNIFEIGKIFGKKDENYIERESLGVMSTSNNEALSEFKDRVESLLRLLGLDDIKYFESKIKPEIANPNSCWDIYSGEQRIGILYKLIPQDIKMNVYASEIDIDKSVELLSEKKNNPVVEITQKLIFLDVNIELKNEESIFEYLEKLNKKMNKDSIWGIDIADTYKLEKSVRYTLRVTYKELSDQEAKKIHLETFNLQ, encoded by the coding sequence ATGAAAGTATTATACAGTCAAATTAAAGAATTGGTGCCAGATTTAAATGTTAGTCCAAAAGAAGTTGGAGAGGCTTTAACTCTGACTGGTTTTATGATGGATAGTTTTACAGAAGTTTCTTATAAAGGTGCCAAGGATTATTTAATAGGATTAGAAATAAGACAAAATCGTGCCGATTGTCTTTCTGTTATGGGATTAGCTAGAGAAGTCGCTGCATATTATAGGCTTCAGGTTTTAATACCTGGTGTCAAACAAATTTTCAAGGGCGAGGATAAATTAAATATTAGCGTTGAAGCAGTTGATCATGTTAAACGAGTTTTAGCAATAAAAATAGATGATGTCACAAATGTAGATTCTCCGGATTGGCTTAGAGAATATATGAATTTTTATGGATTAAATAGTATAAATCTTTTAGTAGACTTATCGAATTATGTGATGCTGCTTACTGGGTATCCGTCGCATCTGATTGATTACAAAAAAACTAAAGGACAATTATCTTGGTCATTAAATAATAGTTTTGATGAAATGACGACTTTAATGGGAACTTCCATAAAATTGCAAAAGAATACGGAGCTAATAATTAGAGATCGAAAAAATATTATAGCCTTAGCGGGTATAGTAGGAGGGACCGAAGCTGCAATTAGTTTAGAGACAAAGTCTGTTCTTGCTGAAATTGCGGTTTATGACCGTTCAGTTGTCAGGAAGAATTCAAGAAATTTAAATATAGTTACGGAAGCTAGTCACAGATTGGAAAAAGATCTTGATCCGAGCGAATCCGAGTATGCAATGAATTTACTTGTTTCTCTGATTTTGGAATATGGAGGCGGAAAAATAGCCAGTGATTTATTTGAATATTATCCCCAAAAATACGTATCTCCTGTAATAGAATTTAAAACAGGCTTACCAAGCAAGTTCGCTGGTATCGAAATTAAGGAAGAAGACGTGTTAAATATATTCGAGTGCCTTGGTCTTGTTGTTGAAGTGAAAGGGGATTTGTTGCTTGTTACGCCTCCTGCATATAGGCTGGATCTTTCCCTCCCTGAAGATTTAGTTGAAGAAGTATTAAGGATCTATGGTTACAATCGTATTCCTGTAGATGAAATCCCTAAGTTAGAAGTTGTTAAAAATATCACTCCTAAGAACATTATATTAGCAGATAAAATAAGAGATGTTCTAAGTACTCTGGGATTTGACGAAATCTTATCGTGGCCGTTAACGAAAGTCGACGATAATAACCTTGTTAATCATACTGATTGGGATACTGTTTCTACTCAAAATTCCGTTAATGATATTTATCCGAATCTCAGACAATCAATGATAACAGGATTATTGGATCAATTGAATGAGTATTTTAAGAAAAATGTCGATTTTATGAATATTTTTGAGATTGGTAAAATTTTTGGTAAAAAAGATGAAAATTATATAGAGCGTGAATCTCTCGGAGTAATGTCAACTTCGAATAATGAAGCGTTAAGCGAATTTAAAGATAGGGTTGAGTCTCTATTGCGATTGCTTGGACTTGACGATATAAAGTATTTCGAGTCAAAAATAAAACCTGAAATAGCCAATCCTAATTCATGCTGGGATATTTATTCGGGAGAGCAGCGTATAGGGATACTGTATAAGCTAATTCCTCAGGATATTAAAATGAATGTCTATGCGTCTGAAATAGATATAGATAAGTCCGTGGAACTACTTTCTGAAAAGAAAAATAATCCTGTAGTGGAAATTACTCAAAAGTTGATATTTTTAGATGTGAATATCGAACTAAAAAATGAAGAATCAATTTTCGAATATCTGGAAAAGCTTAATAAAAAGATGAACAAGGATAGCATATGGGGAATAGATATAGCAGATACATATAAATTAGAAAAATCAGTCAGATACACATTAAGAGTTACGTATAAAGAATTATCCGATCAAGAAGCTAAAAAGATTCATCTAGAAACTTTTAATCTTCAATAA
- a CDS encoding ATP-binding protein, with protein sequence MNNKELDFLIQEGEGFNLEFKESYTSNIAKEICAMANVNGGKILIGVTDDGKIKPATLNNRMKSEIQDLVRKFDPIFSVGISEFEGVVIIDVPEGKKKPYSTGGKFYMRQGANSQQLSRDEIRDLFMDEGLIRFDEKLNKKFDLVKDFNDEAYGNFLKKIGIETKLSRDEVLQNLELLGDNKLKNAGVLMFCNKASRFISSATITCALFLGKSKTKVIDRKEFDTDLYTNYQEALNYLQSKLNTEYIIKGGGPRKEVLELPAEALREALLNAIAHRDYFSIGNIQISIFSDRVEIDNPGSLIGNIKVEDLYKKSFPRNTLLFGLMQRMELVEKIGSGLMRIGEMMDEYLLPHPLLDVSDVRFSITFERPDLQKMSVEQRMERYQLGLGVKLGVKLGERLGENEKKILELIREKPQITIDKLAEELKISTTAIENNIKKLRQKKVLKRIGYKGGYWEILEQ encoded by the coding sequence ATGAACAATAAAGAACTTGATTTTTTAATCCAAGAGGGCGAGGGATTTAATCTTGAATTTAAAGAAAGCTATACTTCCAATATTGCCAAAGAAATTTGTGCCATGGCCAATGTCAATGGAGGCAAGATTTTGATTGGCGTTACTGATGATGGGAAAATAAAGCCGGCCACTTTAAACAATCGGATGAAATCGGAAATTCAAGACTTGGTCAGAAAATTCGATCCAATCTTCTCGGTGGGTATAAGCGAATTTGAAGGCGTGGTGATTATTGACGTACCCGAAGGCAAAAAGAAACCCTATTCAACTGGAGGAAAATTCTATATGCGTCAGGGCGCTAATAGCCAACAACTTTCTCGAGACGAAATTAGAGATCTTTTTATGGACGAAGGCCTTATTCGCTTTGACGAAAAATTGAATAAAAAATTTGATCTAGTAAAAGATTTTAATGACGAGGCTTATGGGAATTTTTTGAAAAAAATAGGCATAGAAACCAAGCTAAGCCGGGATGAGGTCTTGCAAAACCTGGAATTGCTAGGAGATAATAAACTGAAAAATGCCGGAGTATTGATGTTTTGCAATAAAGCCTCACGGTTTATCAGTAGTGCCACGATCACTTGCGCATTGTTTCTTGGTAAATCCAAAACAAAAGTAATTGATAGAAAAGAATTTGATACAGACTTATATACGAATTACCAAGAAGCCCTTAACTATTTGCAGTCAAAATTAAATACTGAGTATATTATCAAGGGTGGCGGTCCAAGAAAAGAAGTTTTGGAATTGCCCGCGGAAGCTTTGCGGGAAGCGCTTCTTAACGCAATCGCTCATCGGGACTATTTTTCCATTGGCAACATTCAAATCAGTATTTTTTCCGACCGGGTAGAAATTGATAACCCTGGAAGTTTAATTGGCAATATTAAGGTTGAAGATTTATACAAAAAAAGTTTTCCCCGAAACACGCTTCTTTTTGGACTAATGCAAAGAATGGAATTGGTTGAGAAGATCGGCTCTGGACTAATGAGAATAGGCGAGATGATGGACGAATATTTATTACCGCATCCCTTGCTGGATGTAAGTGATGTGCGCTTCAGCATCACTTTTGAACGGCCGGATTTGCAAAAGATGAGTGTTGAGCAAAGAATGGAAAGATACCAGTTAGGGTTGGGAGTAAAGTTGGGAGTAAAGTTGGGAGAAAGGTTGGGAGAAAACGAGAAGAAGATTCTTGAATTGATAAGGGAGAAACCACAAATTACCATTGATAAATTAGCAGAAGAATTAAAAATTAGCACTACTGCTATCGAAAATAATATAAAGAAATTAAGACAAAAAAAGGTATTAAAAAGAATTGGTTATAAAGGTGGATATTGGGAGATTTTGGAACAATAG
- a CDS encoding methyltransferase, with the protein MEYIHIPIYSTGEKMKIKVKKIVENIKSEFQDISVVDTDIFGRCLVIDGVIQGTDDDSDIYDREMLKFLKRTDEKILILGGGDGSLAESILEKNPHAHIQIIDLDVEVINCCKKHFGQKIFDDPRVNLYIGDALHHMKSTIKKINGKFDGIICDLTDIPIGRKKKKDFVNFYEELIAISSKVLQKNGWMSIQAGASETNGYYLNMIKIVDGIAKKHFSRVSRSDVFIPSFGEKGAFLFIEKIAKKSLLRGFRAYRSPVRLTMKEKYATV; encoded by the coding sequence ATGGAATACATACACATCCCCATCTACTCCACAGGAGAAAAAATGAAGATTAAGGTAAAAAAGATTGTGGAAAACATCAAATCGGAATTCCAAGACATTTCTGTGGTGGATACGGATATCTTCGGGCGCTGTCTCGTTATCGACGGAGTTATCCAGGGAACGGATGATGACAGTGACATCTATGACAGAGAAATGCTCAAATTTCTCAAAAGAACCGATGAAAAGATTTTGATCCTCGGCGGTGGCGATGGTAGTCTGGCGGAATCGATTTTAGAAAAAAATCCCCATGCGCATATCCAAATAATTGACTTGGACGTGGAAGTGATCAATTGTTGCAAAAAACACTTCGGACAAAAAATCTTCGATGATCCGCGCGTCAATCTCTACATTGGAGACGCCTTGCATCACATGAAGTCCACAATCAAAAAAATCAACGGAAAATTTGACGGCATTATCTGCGACCTGACCGACATTCCAATTGGCCGAAAAAAGAAAAAGGATTTTGTCAATTTCTATGAAGAGCTGATCGCCATATCTTCAAAGGTGCTCCAAAAAAATGGCTGGATGAGTATTCAAGCTGGCGCTTCGGAAACCAATGGCTATTATTTGAATATGATTAAGATTGTAGATGGAATAGCCAAAAAACATTTTTCCCGTGTGTCGCGTTCAGACGTCTTTATTCCCAGTTTCGGGGAAAAAGGTGCCTTTCTTTTTATCGAAAAAATTGCGAAAAAGTCTCTATTACGGGGATTTCGCGCTTATCGATCGCCGGTTCGCTTGACAATGAAGGAGAAATATGCTACTGTTTAG
- a CDS encoding radical SAM/SPASM domain-containing protein — translation MNKSALGVNSISNHGKEQASFHKIPMPLRARIEVSRLCNLKCRSCPMGMNKIKNKGIMSLDDFKKIIKLIKKSVIEIALFNYGEPLINPDIAKMVKLAKVSGIKMVSIYSNGLLLNKKLSRKLINSGLDNITISIDGASNDTYKKYRVGGDLNLILKNIKDFIAVKKDMGAKKPALEVQFVVMKHNEHEIEKFSEICKNIGVDEVVFKTFNAYMGGYEDRKINLKFIPKNINYSRYKTASAKEVSSQYALSRCAWPWENLVVSANGDICLCCHDYNSDYKLGNILKDDNWWDTEGRRKIQDNIIKGKNNINMCKHCSIPGNIG, via the coding sequence ATGAATAAATCCGCGTTGGGCGTTAATAGTATTTCTAATCATGGAAAGGAACAAGCGAGTTTCCATAAGATTCCAATGCCATTAAGAGCTAGAATAGAGGTGAGTCGCTTGTGTAATCTAAAGTGTCGCTCTTGCCCTATGGGAATGAATAAGATCAAGAATAAGGGGATAATGTCTTTGGATGATTTTAAAAAAATAATAAAGTTAATAAAAAAAAGCGTAATTGAAATAGCGTTATTTAATTATGGTGAGCCATTGATAAATCCAGATATTGCTAAAATGGTAAAACTCGCGAAAGTTAGTGGAATAAAAATGGTAAGTATTTATTCGAATGGACTATTATTAAATAAAAAATTATCAAGAAAATTAATTAACTCAGGTTTAGATAATATCACTATTTCTATTGATGGGGCGTCAAATGATACATATAAAAAATATCGAGTAGGGGGCGATCTAAATTTAATATTAAAAAATATTAAGGATTTTATTGCAGTCAAAAAAGACATGGGCGCCAAAAAGCCTGCTCTTGAGGTTCAATTTGTAGTCATGAAACACAATGAGCATGAAATAGAAAAATTTTCAGAAATTTGCAAAAATATAGGAGTTGATGAGGTTGTATTTAAAACGTTCAATGCCTATATGGGTGGGTATGAAGATAGAAAAATAAATTTAAAATTTATACCGAAAAATATCAATTATTCAAGATACAAAACAGCTTCAGCAAAGGAAGTCTCCAGCCAATATGCGTTAAGTCGTTGCGCATGGCCATGGGAAAATTTGGTTGTAAGTGCAAATGGCGATATTTGCTTGTGTTGTCATGATTATAATTCAGATTATAAGCTTGGTAATATTTTAAAGGATGATAATTGGTGGGATACTGAAGGAAGAAGAAAAATACAAGACAACATTATTAAGGGAAAGAACAATATTAATATGTGTAAGCATTGTTCTATACCTGGAAATATAGGGTAA